In Streptomyces sp. NBC_00878, a single window of DNA contains:
- the infA gene encoding translation initiation factor IF-1, which produces MAKKQGAIEIEGTVVESLPNAMFKVELQNGHQVLAHISGKMRMHYIRILPDDRVVVELSPYDLTRGRIVYRYK; this is translated from the coding sequence GTGGCCAAGAAGCAAGGTGCCATCGAGATCGAGGGCACTGTCGTCGAGTCTCTTCCGAACGCCATGTTCAAGGTCGAGCTCCAGAACGGCCACCAGGTCCTGGCGCACATCAGCGGCAAGATGCGTATGCACTACATCCGTATCCTCCCTGACGACCGGGTCGTGGTGGAGCTGTCTCCGTACGACCTCACGCGCGGTCGGATCGTCTATCGATACAAGTGA
- the map gene encoding type I methionyl aminopeptidase — protein sequence MVQIKTPEQIAKMREAGLVVAAVHQATREAAVPGATTRDLDQVARKVLDEHGAKSNFLGYGGFPATICTSANEVVVHGIPSDEVVLKDGDIISIDAGAIVDGWHGDAAFTAFVGSGHAPELLELSRVTEESMWAGIAAMKPGNRLVDVSRAIETYIRRQPKPGGGKYGIIEDYGGHGIGTEMHMDPHLLNYVERRRGKGPKLVPGFCLAIEPMVSLGTPKTEVLSDDWTVITTDGTWSSHWEHSVALTEGGPLVLTAPDGGRAKLAEYGITAAPDPLG from the coding sequence ATGGTGCAGATCAAGACCCCCGAGCAGATCGCCAAGATGCGTGAGGCGGGCCTGGTCGTCGCCGCCGTCCACCAGGCGACGCGGGAAGCCGCGGTGCCGGGCGCCACGACGCGCGATCTGGACCAGGTCGCGCGCAAGGTGCTCGACGAGCACGGCGCGAAGTCGAACTTCCTCGGGTACGGGGGCTTTCCAGCGACGATCTGCACCTCGGCGAACGAGGTCGTCGTGCATGGGATTCCGAGCGATGAGGTCGTCCTGAAGGACGGCGACATCATCTCGATCGATGCGGGCGCCATCGTCGACGGCTGGCACGGCGACGCCGCCTTCACCGCCTTCGTCGGGTCCGGTCACGCTCCGGAGCTCCTTGAGCTGTCCCGGGTGACGGAGGAGTCGATGTGGGCCGGGATCGCGGCGATGAAGCCGGGGAATCGGCTCGTCGACGTCTCGCGTGCCATCGAGACGTACATCCGGCGGCAGCCGAAGCCCGGCGGTGGCAAGTACGGGATCATCGAGGACTACGGCGGTCACGGCATCGGTACCGAGATGCACATGGATCCGCATCTGCTGAACTACGTGGAGCGGCGGCGGGGGAAGGGGCCGAAGCTCGTTCCCGGGTTCTGCCTTGCCATCGAGCCCATGGTTTCGCTGGGTACGCCGAAGACCGAGGTACTGTCCGATGACTGGACGGTCATCACTACGGACGGTACGTGGTCGTCGCACTGGGAGCATTCTGTTGCTCTGACGGAGGGTGGGCCGCTTGTGCTCACGGCTCCCGACGGGGGTAGGGCGAAGCTGGCGGAGTATGGGATCACGGCTGCGCCTGATCCTCTGGGCTGA
- the rpmJ gene encoding 50S ribosomal protein L36: protein MKVKPSVKKICDKCRVIRRHGRVMVICENPRHKQRQG from the coding sequence ATGAAGGTCAAGCCGAGCGTCAAGAAGATCTGCGACAAGTGCAGGGTGATCCGCCGTCACGGCCGGGTCATGGTCATCTGCGAAAACCCGCGCCACAAGCAGCGCCAGGGCTGA